The sequence below is a genomic window from Candidatus Epulonipiscium sp..
GTTATAGGGATATCCTTTAACATTTCCCTTGCTATCAGCCGTAACAATTAGTCCTTTTAAAGGACCATCCCCCCTTATTTGAAGAGTAATGATATCCTTATCTCCTTTTAACATATAACTCATCATCCCTGCTGCCGTCATTAGTCTTCCTAGGGCAGCAGATACTACTGGGGTTGTTTCATGAATCTTTCTTGCATCCTCTACTGATTCGGTGGTTATTGCAGCAAAAGCACGAATCTGCCTTTTTTTATCAGTTGCACGAATAATATAATCCTTCATAAGGTTTCCTCCTAAACATTATTTACCTCTTTCCTTGGCAATAAAATAAATCCTCTCACTATTTTCTCTTGGAGATTGAAATGTGTAAGCATCATATACTGCCAAAAACTCCATTCCCGCCTCTTTAATCAAATCAATCATAGTTTCAATAGAATACATTCTCTCATAATGAAGTTCTTCAGATTTAGTATAATAGTTTTTATCAAGCTGTTTAATAAAAAGAGTAAGGTTATATTCATTTATACTTTCATTTTCATTATAGAAATTTTCCCATATGAATGAGGCCTCTTTCATATTTTCCGTAAAAATATTTTCTCCCAATAGTTCTTTATATTTATATTCTGTATTTAAGTCAAAAATAAAAAGCCCTTTTGGGTTAAGATAATTATTCACCCATTTAAAAGTCTTAAGTATGTCTTTCTCATCTAAGATATAGTTCATACTATCACATACGCTAATTATACAATCTACAGTTCCATATAATTCAAACTCCCTCATATCCTGAAGAAGATAAAGTATATCAACATTTTGATGAATTGCCTTTTCTTGTGCCATAGATAACATGGCTTCTGATGAATCAATTCCAATCATCTCTATACCTTTTTTGGCAAAAAGCGTAGTCATAGTTCCTGTTCCACAGCCCAATTCCGCCATCAATTTAGGCTCACAATTAAACTTTTTCCAAATTGCTTCGATATATTCAACCCATTTATCATAGGGAACATCCTTCATGAACAGATCATAAACCTGTGCAAAATCTTGATATGCTTCCATTAATTCACCTTCCCACCACCGACTATTTATATGAGCGACATCACAGTTTACTCCCCTTACATTAAATGCATACTATATTATAAAAACAAATACATAAAAAAGCAACAGACTCAGAATCAACTCTGAGCCTGCTGCTTTAAAGTTTCTTTTTTCCTCTTGGTCATAAGACCCCCAATGCGGCCCGTTTCCTTAGCAGTTAATGACTTCCATCCACCGGAATTTACCTTATCTATTAAACCAAGCTCAGATGCTATTTCATATTTAAGTTTATCATCCGGTGTCATAGGCTTATCCTTTTTAGTTTGCTTTTTATTATTACTCACATTGTCCTCCTTCTGCTTTTATGGCATCAATTTTAAAATTTAAATACCTTGTTATTAAAAGTATGGATATCCCAATGGCAAAATATACATTTCTTTGTAAAAATATATATTAGATATTTTCTAAAAACATTTGACATGCATAAAGCCAAATGGTATAATGTTAAAAATTTCATATTTAATTATCATAGGATAGAGGCGCATTTTTCATCAGTATATATGTGGATGTGGGTAGGCACAGTTAAAACATATAGAAAGGGAGAAATGCCGAAGGACTAAGACCCTACAGTTTTTTGTCCTGGTTGTACAGTCAATAACTGTATAACTGTCATCGATTAATATATTTTTATTCGATGGAGTGCTATCTGTGTTGTCGGTTTTTTCTATAATCGTATTCACAGTTGGCATATGCCAACTTTTTTTATACCCTATAACAGATTTTTGTTTAACTTTTTAATTATAACTAGTATAATTAAATGACTAATATTTTAAGGAGGATTTTGAATGAAAAAAATTAATTTAGCCATTGTTGGTGCTACCGGTATGGTGGGCAATACCTTCCTAAAGGTATTGGAAGAAAAAAATCTACCCATTGAAAATCTTTATCTGTTTTCTTCCGCGCGCTCCGCAGGAAGTAAAATTACTTTCAAAGGGAAGGAATATACCGTCGAAGAATTAACCGAAAGTTCTTTTGATAGGGGAATAGATATCGCTTTGTTTTCTGCAGGGGGTAGCATAAGCCTTAAATTTGCTCCTATTGCAGCTGAAAAAGGATGCATCGTTGTAGACAATAGCTCTGCTTGGAGAATGGACCCCGAAGTTCCCCTTGTTATACCTGAGGTAAACCCTGAAGATATTAAACTTAATAAGGGGATTATCGCTAATCCGAACTGTTCTACAATCCAGGCCCTTGTAGCACTAAAACCTTTAGATGAATACTATAATATCAAACGTGTTATTTATTCAACTTATCAAGCAGTTTCTGGTGCGGGAATGGGAGGATGGAAGGATCTTGAGGAAGGCTTAAAAGGAAAGCCACCAGCTAAATTCCCTCATCCGATTGCAAATAACTGTATTCCACATATAGATGTATTTACTGAAAACGGTTATACAAAAGAAGAACTTAAAATGATTGAAGAAACTCGAAAAATCTTACACCGTCCTAACCTAAAGGTTACTGCGACTACCGTAAGAGTGCCTGTATTTAACAGCCATAGCGAGTCAATCAATATAGAGTTTGAAAAATCATTCGAATTAAATGAATTGGTAGATGTACTGCAAAAATCTCCCGGAATAATCGTTCAAGATGATCCTACAAATAATGTATATCCCTTAGCTAATACTGCTACAGATTGTGATGAAGTATTTGTAGGTAGAATCCGTAGGGATGAAAGTGTTGAAAATGGTGTGAATATATGGGTTGTTGCTGACAATATCAGAAAAGGGGCTGCAACCAATACAATTCAAATTGCAGAACTTTTAATCAAAGATATGCAATAAGAGGGGATGATAGGTATGGAGCTTTTCAGAGGTTCTGGTGTAGCAATAGTTACTCCTTTTAAGGAAGATGGAGAAGTTAATTATGGGCTTTTAGAAGATTTAATAGAATTTCAAATACAAAATTATACTGATAGTATCATAATTTGTGGTACTACAGGAGAATCTTCAACATTAAATGACAATGATCACTTAGAATGCATTAAGGTCGCTGTTGATAAGGTAAAAGGACGAGTACCCGTTATTGCAGGAACAGGCAGTAACGATACAGAACACGGGGTTTTTTTAACAAAACGCGCAAAAGAATTAGGTGCCGATGCTGCTCTTATAGTTACCCCATATTATAATAAAACTACTCAGAAGGGATTAATCGAACATTATAATTATATTGCTAAAAATGTAGATATTCCCATAATTTTATATAATGTACCTTCTAGAACAGGATTAAATATAACCCCTAAAACAGCCCTTGAGTTATCTAAAATTGACAATGTCATTGCAATTAAGGAAGCTAGTGGCAATATATCTCAAGTTGCTGAGCTTATGAGCTTATGTGGAGATAGGCTGGATTTATATTCTGGAAACGACGATCAAATTGTTCCCCTGCTCTCCTTAGGAGGTAAAGGAGTTATTTCTGTTGTTGCCAATATTGCTCCTAGACAAACCCATGACATTGTTGATAAATACCTAAATGGCAATGTTGCAGAAAGTAGAAAACTACAGTTAGAAATGCTTCCGCTTATTAATGCCCTTTTTTCTGAGGTAAACCCCATCCCCGTTAAAGCTGCCCTTGAACTTATGGGATATGCCGTTGGCCGATGCCGAATGCCTCTTACTTCGATGGAAGATATTCATCTTGAATTGTTAAAGAAAGAAATGAAGAATTACGGTTTGTTTTAGATAATATTAAAGTGCAGAGGTGTCCTATCTGCACTTTTTTCGAAAGGAGATTATATATGATAAAAATTATTATGCACGGTTGTAACGGAAAAATGGGGCAGGTAATCTCTAGTCTGGTTGAAGAAGATAAAGAATGTTCAATGGTCGCCGGAATTGATCCCTACGTCAACAAATCAAACCCCTATCCTGTTTTCAGTAAAATAGAAGATTGTGATGCCCCAGCAGATGTCATCATAGATTTTTCAACCGCCTCTGCAGTAAAACCTTTATTAGAATATGCCTCAAAAAAACAAATACCCTTAATTTTATGCACTACAGGACTATCGGATGAGCTTTTGGACTTAGTTAAAAAAACAGCGGTAAAAATCCCCGTATTCTTTTCGGCTAACATGTCCCTTGGGGTCAATCTACTTATCAATCTTGTAAAAAGGGCTTCCGAGGTGTTATACGATGTCGATTTCGATATTGAAATAATCGAAAAACACCATAATCAAAAAATAGATGCTCCTAGTGGAACTGCCCTTGCCCTTGCTGATGCCATTAATGAATCCCTAGATTCTAGGTATGACTATAAATATGATAGGCATATTGAAAGAAAAAAACGGGATAAGAATGAAATTGGTATTCATGCAGTAAGAGGAGGTACCATAGTAGGGGAACACTCTATCCTTTTCGCTGGAAAAGATGAGGTTGTCGAATTAAAACACACTGCTATGTCGAAAGAAGTTTTTGCAGTGGGGGCTTTAAAGGCAGCTAAATTTTTAGCTGGTAAGGCTCCTGGGTTATATAATATGGAAAACCTAATTAACGAATAAA
It includes:
- a CDS encoding class I SAM-dependent methyltransferase, encoding MEAYQDFAQVYDLFMKDVPYDKWVEYIEAIWKKFNCEPKLMAELGCGTGTMTTLFAKKGIEMIGIDSSEAMLSMAQEKAIHQNVDILYLLQDMREFELYGTVDCIISVCDSMNYILDEKDILKTFKWVNNYLNPKGLFIFDLNTEYKYKELLGENIFTENMKEASFIWENFYNENESINEYNLTLFIKQLDKNYYTKSEELHYERMYSIETMIDLIKEAGMEFLAVYDAYTFQSPRENSERIYFIAKERGK
- a CDS encoding alpha/beta-type small acid-soluble spore protein yields the protein MTPDDKLKYEIASELGLIDKVNSGGWKSLTAKETGRIGGLMTKRKKETLKQQAQS
- a CDS encoding aspartate-semialdehyde dehydrogenase, coding for MKKINLAIVGATGMVGNTFLKVLEEKNLPIENLYLFSSARSAGSKITFKGKEYTVEELTESSFDRGIDIALFSAGGSISLKFAPIAAEKGCIVVDNSSAWRMDPEVPLVIPEVNPEDIKLNKGIIANPNCSTIQALVALKPLDEYYNIKRVIYSTYQAVSGAGMGGWKDLEEGLKGKPPAKFPHPIANNCIPHIDVFTENGYTKEELKMIEETRKILHRPNLKVTATTVRVPVFNSHSESINIEFEKSFELNELVDVLQKSPGIIVQDDPTNNVYPLANTATDCDEVFVGRIRRDESVENGVNIWVVADNIRKGAATNTIQIAELLIKDMQ
- a CDS encoding 4-hydroxy-tetrahydrodipicolinate synthase, which codes for MELFRGSGVAIVTPFKEDGEVNYGLLEDLIEFQIQNYTDSIIICGTTGESSTLNDNDHLECIKVAVDKVKGRVPVIAGTGSNDTEHGVFLTKRAKELGADAALIVTPYYNKTTQKGLIEHYNYIAKNVDIPIILYNVPSRTGLNITPKTALELSKIDNVIAIKEASGNISQVAELMSLCGDRLDLYSGNDDQIVPLLSLGGKGVISVVANIAPRQTHDIVDKYLNGNVAESRKLQLEMLPLINALFSEVNPIPVKAALELMGYAVGRCRMPLTSMEDIHLELLKKEMKNYGLF
- a CDS encoding 4-hydroxy-tetrahydrodipicolinate reductase gives rise to the protein MIKIIMHGCNGKMGQVISSLVEEDKECSMVAGIDPYVNKSNPYPVFSKIEDCDAPADVIIDFSTASAVKPLLEYASKKQIPLILCTTGLSDELLDLVKKTAVKIPVFFSANMSLGVNLLINLVKRASEVLYDVDFDIEIIEKHHNQKIDAPSGTALALADAINESLDSRYDYKYDRHIERKKRDKNEIGIHAVRGGTIVGEHSILFAGKDEVVELKHTAMSKEVFAVGALKAAKFLAGKAPGLYNMENLINE